The segment CTAAGCGATTATGCTTAGTGAGTGTGAACATGGCTTTTAAAGGGAAAGAGCGTAAAGGATTGACGTTGGCGCCTGAAATATTGAGCGGCTGCACACGCCATAGCGCTTGGCTTTGCTCATCACGGAAGCGAATGTCAGCATTTTTCACTTCTACACTGGCAATATTCAGCACCACCGACAAATTACCAGCATCTGCGTTGGGGCCAGCACTTGCAGGAGCTAGTACTGTTTCCGCTGTTTCGTTCCCCTGTTCAGCGAGGCGCTCTAGTAACGGCTGCCAATTACTTTCACCTTGTTCATTCTTCTCGAGATTTAAGCGCATGCCGTCTAGGGTTAAGCCATCAACAGCGATTTCGCCACGTAACAAGGGGGCAAAGGCCACGCTAACTTCGGCTCGTTCAATAGCGGCAAACGCACTCTCGTCCTGGGCTTGCTCTGGCAGCCACGCTTTTGCCTGCTCAACACTGACCCCTATACGCGGATAAAATGACCATGTGATAGGGCCTTCCAATGCCAGATTCAAGCCAGTTTGTTCTTCTACAACAGCGGTTAGCCGAGGCTTAAAATCTTCTGGGTCAAGAAAAGTGGTGACATATACCACTGCGGCAACAGCAACGATCGCTAAAATACCTATCGCGGCCAGCAAAATACGTAGTAGCTGATTCATTACCCTTTTCCTTGTGGGTCTAGCTCAACAAAATCACTGGTCGTTGGTGCGTCTGGTTGAGAAGAGTGTTCATTAGCCATTGGTCGGTAACCTAACTTAGAGAGCAGTACGCGGTCAGCTAACGGTAGCGATGACGTTTCAATGCGTAGCACACGCCCTTCTTGTTTCGCCTGCTCGCCTAAGAGGGCCATTAACCGCGTGCCTACGCCGCGCCGTCGAGTAGGTTTACGCACGCACAGCTCTGAAAGCCACCACGCGCGATCAGCTGCTTCTTTTATTGCCACCGCACCGAGCAGCCTATCGTTAAAATGTGCGCAAGCAAAAAAATGCTGCCCTTTTAAATGCTGTTCAATAAAAGGGGTGACCGTTGGTGTAGGCATTCGCTCTTGGGGCGCATCTTCATAAATGCGTATTAAGTCAATACGCACCTGCTCCTCAGCCTCCCAGCGGGCCTGGTCGACGTAATGCAGTGTCACCGGCATGGTGAAATCCTCTTTGCCAAAGCAGCAAGGCTGCTATTCTACCGCCAGCAAAGGCGGCTACCTTTCGCGCATTGTAGCGGATGGGGGCGCCGATTCACTATAATGGTCGCTTTTGGCACAGGTT is part of the Halomonas sp. GT genome and harbors:
- a CDS encoding acetyl-CoA sensor PanZ family protein — protein: MPVTLHYVDQARWEAEEQVRIDLIRIYEDAPQERMPTPTVTPFIEQHLKGQHFFACAHFNDRLLGAVAIKEAADRAWWLSELCVRKPTRRRGVGTRLMALLGEQAKQEGRVLRIETSSLPLADRVLLSKLGYRPMANEHSSQPDAPTTSDFVELDPQGKG